DNA from Parageobacillus thermoglucosidasius:
CAGCTTTCCAATCTGAATCGGCCGATCGATGCCACAGCGGCTGCATGCCTGCTCGCAAAGCCTTTCATAAGGACAAATAAGGGCACAGCTGGCACCGAGAATATTATTTTTACGGATGGTTTCGGCAGCTCCATTTATATTTCGAAACCGGATGCTACGGATGAATTTTGCCGGATCTGTACCGGCCGGACAACCTTTACTGCATGGCGCGTCTTCACAAAGTAAACACCGTGAAGCTTCTTCCATTGCTCTGCGGACATCAAAAGCTTCGATTTGTTCTGGTTCGTATTCCATAGCCAGATTTTGATTCATGATGATATCCCTCCTATTTTTATTAATGTCTCATTTGTACAAACGGCTTGAATGACATCCATTGTTTCTATGAGTCTACTTTTCTTAAGTCAAACTGCGTTGTTTCGCTGACAGTTTCTGATACCAGCACGAAAATTCTTCTGAAAGCTTGACGCAAAGGAATCCGAGCACTGCCCCGCTCAACAGTGAAAGCAACAAAACTTGCCAGTCGCCATTGGCAGCGAATGTCGAAAAACAACCAATAAAGATTCCGGGGGTGTAATTGATCAGCGGCAGTTTTCCCGCCAAACACATGACAACGGTGATGATCCCGCTAAAAATCGCTGCACTGTAGGGAATTTCCAGCACAGCCGACAGCCAGAGTATCAACATGCCGCAGCCGACGCCCGTGATGTTGCAAAGCATCGCTTTTACCATTCCCTTGACACCACCCGTGCCGACTGCAAAAAAAGTGGTGCATCCGGCAAACCCAGCCCAGGTCATCAATCCAAGGGATGGAGCTAGCAGGGCCCATAATCCACACAACAATCCGGTGGCAAGAACGCTAGACATTTCATTTTTTAACTCCTTTCTTGATAAGTTTACCAGTTTACATAAATCATTATAGCAAAATATTTTTATTTGTGAAATATTTCACAATCTTTTCATAAAAAATTGCGAAATATTTAACATTTTTTATAAAAAATTTATTGTCCAGAATACAAAAATGGGTGTGAAAATGGGGAGGATTTTGTAAAAGCTCCAATTGAAATCAAACCTTTTGAAAATGGGAGAAAAGAAAGCAAAAGGGCGTCTTGATGGGAGTTGAAACAGAGGCCTATGAGACGATGATCAATGGCTCCAAGTTTTATCAAAGACAAATAGAAGAAGTAATTGAGAAATTACTGATTTAACAAATATTAGTGAAAAACAACTGTTGCAAGAGCTGAACCATACATGTTGTTACTGATTTTCCATTATCTCAAAAAACAAGCAATAGATCTTCCAAAAGCCGTTCCAATTGCGGAAGCGAAAAATGCCGCCACATATTTCTTCATCTTAAAACGATATTCCGTCTGTGCAGAATTTTTCATAGAAAATAGGAATGTAGAAATATTGTAACAAGCTTTTTATGTGAAATAAACGAACAACATTATAATGAACTTATAGAGGTGATGAAAATGCATGGAAATGGGCATCTGCAGCAAATCGGGAATTCTTACAGGCAAGGGAAGAAGGATATCGATTATAATGAAAACCCATTTATCGTCATTTGGGAAGTAACAAGAGCCTGCCAGCTTAAATGCGTGCATTGCCGTGCCGATGCGCAGCCTGTTCCGGACCCACGGGAATTAACGCATGAAGAAGGAATCAAGCTGATTGATGATATTTATGAAATGAATAACCCGATGCTTGTTTTCACTGGCGGTGACTGCATGATGCGGGAGGATCTTTTTGAACTGGCGGATTATGCCATTAAAAAAGGCATGCGCGTCTCGATCACACCAAGCGCCACCCCGAATGTGACGAAAGAAAAAATGGAGAAGGCTAAACAAGTGGGGCTGTCGCGCTGGGGGTTCAGCCTTGACGGGCCAACTCCGGAAATTCACGACCGTTTCCGCGGAACACCTGGCTCATTTGAACTGACAATCGAAAAGATAAAATACTTAAACGAATTGAACATGCCGCTACAAATTAACACCGTAATTTCGCGCTACAATTATGACCATTTAGAAGAAATGGCGA
Protein-coding regions in this window:
- a CDS encoding DUF1097 domain-containing protein; this translates as MSSVLATGLLCGLWALLAPSLGLMTWAGFAGCTTFFAVGTGGVKGMVKAMLCNITGVGCGMLILWLSAVLEIPYSAAIFSGIITVVMCLAGKLPLINYTPGIFIGCFSTFAANGDWQVLLLSLLSGAVLGFLCVKLSEEFSCWYQKLSAKQRSLT